The proteins below are encoded in one region of Eubacterium sp. 1001713B170207_170306_E7:
- a CDS encoding aminotransferase class I/II-fold pyridoxal phosphate-dependent enzyme, whose product MSRMVIESSVREAGTDPIFRVAGEAAQRTKELGTEAVINSTIGALMDDHGDLVAFKSVFDVLKGLPDEQICDYAGIPGIPEFLDKVVDACFKSYRPEGHIRAIATPGGTGAVRHAVCNYTEFGDQILIPDWYWAPYSTIADENRRKTTTFELFDEAGNFNMEAYKAAFTELLKKQNRVLSILNTPAHNPTGYSISLDEWKELTAFYTEMAEANPDARIIILCDIAYIDFAGKGEDARAFMPLLSGLPENVLPLYAYSASKGFTMYGLRNGAIICVAPTEEIAEEFAAACAYSNRGTWSNGTRGAMQTLADIMTDDNLRDRFVAEQDFHKAILQKRAKAFLDEAGKIGLKLCNYCDGFFISIPCEDPKAVSDLLMEKNVFIVALAKGLRFAPCAVSEEKCRKSPQLILDAIKEVAGC is encoded by the coding sequence ATGTCACGTATGGTTATTGAAAGTTCTGTCCGGGAGGCTGGAACAGATCCGATTTTCAGAGTCGCAGGTGAAGCTGCGCAGAGAACAAAGGAGTTGGGAACCGAGGCGGTGATCAACTCGACGATTGGGGCTTTGATGGATGATCATGGCGATCTGGTGGCCTTTAAATCCGTTTTTGACGTTTTAAAGGGCCTGCCGGACGAACAGATCTGCGATTACGCAGGCATTCCCGGGATTCCTGAATTTTTAGATAAGGTAGTGGACGCCTGCTTTAAGTCCTACCGGCCAGAAGGCCACATCCGCGCCATAGCGACACCGGGTGGAACCGGCGCAGTGCGCCACGCGGTGTGCAATTATACCGAGTTTGGTGACCAGATTCTGATTCCGGACTGGTACTGGGCGCCCTACAGCACCATCGCCGATGAAAACAGACGTAAAACGACCACCTTTGAGCTGTTTGACGAGGCGGGTAATTTTAATATGGAAGCCTATAAGGCAGCGTTCACAGAGCTGCTAAAAAAGCAGAACAGAGTGCTGAGCATTCTCAACACACCGGCCCACAACCCGACGGGCTACAGTATTTCGCTGGATGAATGGAAAGAACTGACCGCGTTTTATACCGAAATGGCAGAAGCCAATCCTGACGCGCGAATCATCATTCTCTGCGATATCGCGTATATCGATTTCGCCGGCAAGGGTGAGGACGCACGGGCCTTTATGCCGCTGCTTTCCGGACTGCCGGAAAATGTTCTGCCGCTTTATGCCTACAGTGCCTCAAAGGGCTTTACCATGTATGGACTGCGAAACGGCGCCATTATCTGTGTAGCGCCCACAGAGGAAATCGCCGAGGAATTTGCGGCGGCCTGTGCCTACTCAAACCGCGGGACCTGGTCCAATGGAACCAGAGGGGCCATGCAGACGCTGGCAGACATCATGACAGACGATAATCTGCGCGACCGCTTTGTCGCAGAGCAGGATTTCCACAAAGCGATTTTACAAAAGCGCGCAAAGGCCTTCTTAGACGAAGCCGGAAAAATCGGGCTGAAGCTCTGTAATTATTGTGATGGATTTTTTATCAGCATCCCCTGTGAAGATCCAAAGGCGGTCAGCGATCTGCTGATGGAAAAAAATGTGTTCATTGTCGCTCTGGCAAAGGGCCTGCGCTTTGCGCCATGTGCCGTATCGGAAGAAAAATGCCGCAAATCGCCGCAGCTGATCTTAGACGCCATTAAAGAAGTAGCGGGATGCTAA
- a CDS encoding LacI family DNA-binding transcriptional regulator encodes MKVKIVDVAKEANVSVATVSRVVNNIPLVNEETKERVLEAIKKTGYKPNAIARSLKIQKTNTLGIMIPDITNPFYTEMVRGAEDVCGIYNYNIILSNTDFDHEKEQNSLGVLVEKQCDGIIYVGKHLTDELRDDLIDAPSEIVLGCVPDESGQLSGVLIDNETAAYDLTIECLKMGHTKFAIFYDEYKEGYINQKRLQGIKKALGEWNVELDDDLVYFGSQSTLGGYHMMEEALAGGKEFTNVFCFNDQIALGAMRAAEDNGKVIPDDVSICGFNNFWIAEWTRPQITTVGQPMYDIGAIATRMLIKMCEKEERETKTVFVPYEMLMRNSVKDLKSE; translated from the coding sequence TTGAAAGTAAAAATTGTTGATGTTGCAAAAGAAGCAAATGTATCGGTGGCAACCGTATCGCGTGTTGTCAACAACATTCCTTTGGTTAACGAAGAGACAAAGGAACGTGTGTTAGAGGCCATCAAAAAGACAGGGTATAAGCCTAACGCCATTGCGCGGAGCCTGAAAATCCAGAAAACCAATACCCTTGGAATCATGATTCCGGATATTACCAACCCTTTCTATACCGAAATGGTGCGTGGCGCGGAAGATGTCTGTGGTATTTATAATTACAACATCATTCTGAGTAATACAGACTTTGATCATGAAAAGGAACAGAACTCCCTGGGCGTTCTTGTTGAAAAGCAGTGTGATGGGATCATCTATGTGGGCAAGCATCTGACCGATGAGCTGAGAGACGATCTGATTGACGCGCCGAGTGAAATTGTCCTGGGCTGTGTGCCGGACGAATCTGGACAGCTGAGCGGCGTTCTGATCGACAACGAAACAGCGGCTTATGACCTGACCATTGAATGCCTGAAGATGGGCCATACCAAGTTTGCGATTTTCTATGATGAATATAAAGAAGGCTACATTAACCAGAAACGCCTTCAGGGGATTAAAAAAGCCCTTGGCGAATGGAATGTTGAGCTGGACGACGACCTCGTTTACTTCGGAAGCCAGAGCACACTGGGCGGCTATCACATGATGGAAGAAGCCCTGGCCGGCGGAAAAGAATTTACCAATGTTTTCTGCTTTAATGACCAGATTGCTCTGGGCGCCATGCGCGCGGCTGAGGATAACGGAAAGGTTATTCCGGACGATGTGAGCATCTGCGGGTTTAACAATTTCTGGATTGCCGAATGGACCAGACCGCAGATCACAACTGTTGGCCAGCCGATGTACGATATCGGGGCCATCGCCACAAGAATGCTGATCAAAATGTGCGAAAAGGAAGAACGGGAAACCAAAACCGTCTTTGTTCCTTATGAAATGCTCATGCGCAATTCTGTTAAAGATTTAAAAAGTGAATAA
- a CDS encoding lipoate--protein ligase, which yields MIFINNTYSTDPTFNLAFEEYVFESMDQNETYFMLWQNDHAIIVGKHQNTIEEINQDFVRAQGIKVVRRLTGGGAVYHDLGNLNFTFIVNNDSGKPFDFQSFTKPVVKALQSLGVNAEFNGRNDITIDGKKFSGNSQYAKRGRVLHHGTILFNSKLDTVQSALKVKKDKIESKGVKSVKSRVTNIVSYLEPGFTLEDFKKALVSYMFEDGELQERSLTEADIAAIKKLQEEKYATWEWNYGQSPEYNLRRERKYPCGLVTVLMTVDKGIIKDIHFYGDFFGNGDITKLEEQLIGLKPEEGVLRRVLRDTGLSDYINGMSDDEFIDLMLC from the coding sequence ATGATTTTTATTAACAATACCTACAGCACAGACCCGACGTTTAATCTGGCATTTGAAGAATATGTCTTTGAATCCATGGACCAGAATGAAACTTATTTTATGCTATGGCAGAATGATCATGCCATCATCGTGGGCAAGCACCAGAATACGATCGAGGAGATCAACCAGGATTTTGTGAGAGCACAGGGCATCAAGGTGGTTCGCCGCTTAACCGGCGGCGGCGCGGTTTACCATGATCTGGGAAACCTGAATTTTACCTTTATCGTCAACAACGACTCCGGCAAACCCTTTGATTTTCAGTCCTTTACAAAGCCGGTGGTCAAGGCCCTGCAGAGTCTGGGTGTCAATGCCGAGTTTAACGGGCGCAATGACATCACCATCGACGGCAAAAAGTTTTCGGGCAATTCCCAGTACGCGAAGCGGGGCAGAGTGCTCCACCACGGAACGATTCTGTTCAACTCAAAGCTGGACACGGTCCAGAGTGCCCTGAAGGTGAAAAAGGATAAAATTGAGTCTAAGGGTGTAAAATCTGTTAAAAGCCGGGTGACCAATATCGTCAGCTACCTGGAGCCGGGCTTTACACTGGAAGACTTCAAGAAAGCCCTTGTCAGTTATATGTTTGAGGACGGGGAGCTTCAGGAACGGAGCCTCACCGAAGCCGATATCGCGGCCATTAAAAAGCTTCAGGAAGAAAAGTATGCGACCTGGGAATGGAATTATGGACAGTCTCCGGAGTATAACCTGAGAAGGGAAAGAAAATACCCTTGTGGTCTCGTAACTGTTTTAATGACGGTCGATAAGGGTATTATTAAAGACATACACTTCTATGGTGATTTTTTTGGCAATGGCGACATCACAAAGCTTGAAGAGCAGCTGATCGGCTTAAAGCCCGAGGAAGGCGTTCTGCGCCGTGTGCTGCGGGATACCGGCCTGTCGGATTATATCAATGGTATGTCAGACGATGAATTCATTGATCTGATGCTTTGCTAG
- a CDS encoding TraB/GumN family protein → MESENITRLQVNGKEIILIGTAHVSPTSVAEVKNLIETECPDSVCIELDAGRYESMNQKEQWADADIIKVIKDGRAGFLFANIILSNYQRKLAEQFDIRSGQEMMQGIESAKNCGAQLVLADRSIQVTFNRIWKGCSLWEKMKLLTTIIMSIIDDEEITEEELEELKTEDMLSAALSELGNSFKGVKKYLVDERDQYLAYKIKNAPGNKVVAVLGAAHVPGIKEELYKEQDITELEALPPKSKAGKIIGWSIPVLLVLLVLVTFTVNPGSGWEQTRNWLLWTTSLAGIGALLAGGHILSILTAIVAAPISALSPVLAAGWFSGITEAHFRKPKVEDFESLPKDLGSFKGLWHNKVTKILLVVILTNVGCAIGNITGSLNIIGIFIQTFS, encoded by the coding sequence TTGGAATCAGAAAATATAACGCGCCTCCAGGTTAATGGCAAAGAGATCATTTTGATTGGAACGGCGCATGTGTCCCCCACAAGTGTGGCGGAGGTCAAAAACCTTATCGAGACCGAGTGTCCCGATTCGGTCTGTATCGAGCTGGATGCCGGCAGATATGAGTCGATGAACCAGAAGGAGCAGTGGGCAGATGCCGACATTATAAAGGTGATAAAGGATGGACGGGCGGGCTTTTTGTTCGCCAATATCATTTTGTCCAATTATCAGAGAAAGCTGGCAGAGCAGTTTGACATCCGCTCCGGCCAGGAGATGATGCAGGGCATAGAATCTGCTAAAAACTGCGGCGCTCAGCTGGTGCTGGCAGACCGCAGCATCCAGGTTACCTTTAACCGTATCTGGAAGGGCTGCAGCCTGTGGGAAAAAATGAAGCTGCTGACCACAATCATCATGAGCATCATTGATGATGAAGAAATCACCGAGGAAGAGCTTGAGGAATTGAAAACAGAGGATATGCTCTCAGCGGCATTGTCTGAGCTTGGCAATTCCTTTAAGGGTGTAAAGAAGTACCTGGTCGATGAGCGGGACCAGTACCTGGCCTACAAAATTAAAAACGCTCCGGGGAATAAGGTGGTTGCGGTTCTGGGGGCAGCACATGTACCCGGGATCAAAGAGGAGCTCTACAAAGAGCAGGACATCACAGAGCTCGAAGCCTTACCGCCTAAGTCAAAAGCCGGAAAGATCATTGGCTGGTCTATCCCGGTTCTGCTGGTCCTTCTGGTGCTGGTGACTTTTACCGTCAACCCCGGATCCGGCTGGGAGCAAACGCGCAACTGGCTTCTGTGGACCACGTCGCTGGCCGGAATTGGCGCGCTTCTGGCTGGAGGGCATATTCTCTCGATTCTCACGGCCATTGTCGCGGCGCCGATTTCCGCTTTGAGTCCTGTTTTGGCAGCTGGATGGTTTTCAGGTATCACGGAAGCCCATTTCAGAAAGCCTAAGGTGGAGGATTTTGAGTCTCTGCCCAAGGATCTGGGCTCTTTTAAGGGCCTTTGGCACAATAAGGTGACAAAGATACTGCTGGTGGTTATTTTGACGAATGTTGGCTGTGCCATTGGAAACATAACGGGCAGCCTGAACATTATTGGTATTTTTATACAAACATTCTCGTGA
- a CDS encoding ABC transporter substrate-binding protein, which translates to MKKKFLVLSLAFMLVFSVTLAGCSGGGKGGSASSDDPIADGTLSVAVDDTYLPMEFRDDQNNLVGFDVDLANAIGEDLGVKVDFTTVAWDGIFNGLNAKQYDAIISSTSITPERQEGFNQTNPYVSNGIVIVSRKDAAPVKTFEELAGKTVGVQLATTADNGAHKLKEQTGTNVEIKQYDGMLDAFAALEGKQIDNVMTDVGVAMYYVAQKPELFEVTSEVLTNEPIAVTVRKGEDAFTEKLNETLKKLQENGTMTEISMKWFGEDMTNNINSEIKVIE; encoded by the coding sequence ATGAAAAAGAAATTTTTGGTGTTGTCTTTGGCATTTATGCTGGTGTTCTCCGTGACACTGGCGGGTTGCAGCGGTGGCGGTAAAGGCGGTTCAGCCTCGAGTGATGATCCGATTGCCGATGGTACCTTATCCGTTGCGGTTGATGATACCTATCTTCCGATGGAATTCAGAGATGACCAGAACAATCTGGTAGGTTTTGATGTGGACCTTGCAAACGCCATTGGCGAAGACCTTGGTGTAAAGGTTGATTTTACCACTGTTGCCTGGGATGGTATTTTTAATGGCTTAAACGCTAAACAGTATGATGCCATTATCTCCAGCACCAGTATCACACCGGAACGTCAGGAAGGCTTTAACCAGACAAATCCTTATGTATCCAACGGGATTGTCATCGTGTCCCGCAAGGATGCCGCACCTGTAAAAACCTTTGAAGAGCTTGCCGGCAAAACGGTTGGCGTTCAGCTGGCGACCACCGCGGACAACGGCGCTCATAAGCTGAAGGAACAGACCGGAACGAATGTTGAGATCAAACAGTACGACGGTATGCTGGATGCTTTCGCTGCCCTTGAAGGCAAACAGATTGACAATGTTATGACCGATGTTGGCGTAGCCATGTACTATGTGGCTCAAAAGCCAGAGCTGTTTGAAGTAACATCTGAAGTTTTAACCAATGAACCAATTGCGGTTACTGTACGTAAAGGTGAAGATGCGTTTACCGAAAAATTAAACGAAACATTGAAAAAATTACAAGAAAATGGTACAATGACAGAGATTTCCATGAAATGGTTTGGGGAAGATATGACAAATAATATCAACTCCGAAATCAAAGTCATTGAATAA
- a CDS encoding amino acid ABC transporter permease — protein MLNQTQMWAIFDGTIVTLEIAVVAIIFGAIFGVIIALGRISKNKILNGLSWFYIWFFRGTPLLLQLFIIFYAVPIVYLDMTGATFEIDPMICAFITFSLNSTAYLAEIIRAAIESIDHGQMEAAKALGMSYKQAMSKIIIPQTFKRLVAPVGNELIMLLKDTSLVSTIALFDLLRTVKTMASATGSWVYYIYAAVIYLFLTTILQVVFDKLENKLGVYEKR, from the coding sequence TTGTTAAACCAAACCCAGATGTGGGCGATTTTTGACGGAACGATTGTAACCCTTGAGATTGCGGTTGTCGCGATTATCTTCGGTGCAATTTTTGGGGTGATTATAGCCCTGGGAAGAATCTCAAAGAATAAAATCCTGAATGGACTCTCGTGGTTCTATATCTGGTTCTTCAGAGGAACGCCACTGCTGCTGCAATTATTCATTATCTTTTATGCGGTGCCGATTGTTTATCTGGATATGACCGGAGCAACCTTTGAGATTGACCCGATGATCTGTGCGTTCATTACGTTTTCCCTGAACTCTACAGCTTATCTGGCAGAAATTATCCGTGCGGCCATCGAATCCATCGACCATGGTCAGATGGAAGCCGCGAAAGCTTTAGGAATGAGCTATAAGCAGGCGATGAGTAAGATCATTATTCCCCAGACCTTTAAACGGCTGGTAGCCCCGGTGGGCAACGAACTGATCATGCTCCTGAAGGATACTTCCCTTGTCTCCACAATCGCTTTGTTCGATTTGCTGAGGACAGTCAAAACCATGGCCAGTGCCACGGGTAGTTGGGTCTACTATATCTATGCGGCCGTCATTTATCTTTTCCTGACAACCATCCTCCAGGTGGTATTTGATAAATTGGAAAATAAACTTGGCGTATATGAAAAGAGATAG
- a CDS encoding amino acid ABC transporter ATP-binding protein has translation MSMVKLVNVKKSFGSLEVLKGIDFEVASGEVVCIIGPSGSGKSTMLRCLNRLERITEGEIYIEDELMEKRQNGKDLEKIDPGKLQNLCCDLGMVFQNFNLFPHLSVIDNITIAPRIVRKADSGETQKRALELLDMVGLADKRDEYPVRLSGGQQQRVAIARALAMNPKIMLFDEPTSALDPELVGEVLATMQQLANEGMTMLIVTHEIGFAREVADRVIFMDEGVICEQGTPQEVILNPQEERTQSFLNKIL, from the coding sequence ATGAGTATGGTAAAATTAGTCAATGTAAAAAAATCCTTCGGCTCCCTTGAGGTTTTGAAGGGAATCGATTTTGAAGTTGCCTCCGGCGAGGTAGTCTGTATTATCGGACCCAGCGGCTCCGGCAAAAGTACAATGCTGCGCTGCCTGAACCGTCTGGAGCGCATTACAGAAGGCGAAATCTATATCGAAGACGAGCTGATGGAAAAGCGTCAAAACGGAAAGGACCTGGAAAAAATCGATCCCGGAAAACTGCAGAACCTCTGCTGCGACCTGGGGATGGTCTTCCAGAACTTTAACCTTTTTCCGCATTTATCGGTGATTGATAATATTACAATCGCCCCCAGAATCGTGCGCAAGGCCGATTCGGGTGAAACACAAAAACGGGCGTTGGAGCTCCTGGACATGGTTGGCCTGGCGGATAAGCGGGATGAATACCCGGTGCGCCTGTCCGGCGGACAGCAGCAGCGTGTTGCCATCGCGCGGGCCCTGGCGATGAACCCCAAGATTATGCTTTTTGACGAACCGACCTCAGCACTTGACCCTGAGCTGGTTGGCGAGGTGCTCGCCACCATGCAGCAGCTGGCCAATGAAGGGATGACCATGCTGATCGTAACCCACGAGATCGGCTTTGCCCGTGAGGTGGCAGACCGTGTCATCTTTATGGATGAGGGCGTGATCTGTGAGCAGGGTACCCCTCAGGAGGTTATCCTCAATCCACAGGAAGAACGGACACAGAGCTTCCTGAATAAAATTCTTTAG
- the hisJ gene encoding histidinol-phosphatase HisJ, which produces MVHSNYHIHSNYCDGKNSLEEMVQAAIQAGLTSIGFTGHAPLPYENDWTMKKETVRSYMDEVRALAEKYREQIDISLGMEIDYFMWDEDISSDSRALIPELDFFIGSIHTIGRLKDGSVADIDYTPEIFEAGIRDCFGGSVETFVQRYYEALGNMAVKLKPDIVGHMDIIKKNNTDNRFFDDQESWYQEAVKDCLDKITASGSIIEINTGGMIRYGDRCLYPEAWLMAEIQERKIPITLNGDSHTTEGIHYAYEEVLELIKKIGFRAIMVRKKGSWTEERI; this is translated from the coding sequence ATGGTACATTCAAATTATCATATTCATTCGAACTACTGCGACGGCAAAAATTCACTGGAAGAGATGGTGCAGGCCGCCATTCAGGCAGGGCTGACAAGCATTGGCTTTACAGGTCACGCGCCGCTGCCCTATGAAAACGATTGGACGATGAAAAAGGAAACGGTCCGCAGCTATATGGATGAGGTCCGTGCTCTGGCAGAAAAGTACCGGGAACAGATCGACATCAGCCTGGGAATGGAAATCGACTATTTTATGTGGGACGAGGACATCAGCAGCGATTCCAGAGCGCTTATTCCGGAACTGGATTTTTTTATCGGCTCGATCCACACCATCGGAAGGCTGAAAGATGGATCGGTGGCGGATATTGACTACACCCCCGAGATATTTGAGGCAGGGATCAGAGACTGTTTTGGCGGCTCGGTTGAGACCTTTGTCCAGCGTTATTATGAGGCGCTTGGAAATATGGCCGTCAAGCTTAAGCCGGACATTGTGGGACACATGGATATCATCAAAAAAAACAATACAGATAACCGCTTTTTTGACGATCAGGAGAGCTGGTACCAGGAAGCGGTAAAAGACTGTCTTGACAAAATTACAGCATCAGGATCAATCATCGAGATAAATACTGGTGGCATGATCCGTTACGGTGACCGGTGCCTTTACCCTGAAGCGTGGCTGATGGCGGAAATACAGGAGCGGAAAATACCAATCACCTTAAACGGCGATTCACATACGACAGAAGGAATTCATTACGCATACGAGGAAGTTTTAGAATTGATAAAAAAAATCGGTTTTAGGGCCATTATGGTGCGAAAAAAGGGCAGTTGGACCGAGGAACGGATCTGA
- a CDS encoding helix-hairpin-helix domain-containing protein — translation MDEKHKDLKKWGYIGVMAAVLIVFALWLCFQEDSRQKAVLKAPDTASANTEDSAANTGEIYVHITGAVNHPGVIKLAPGSRLIDAIEQLGGLAENADTDSVNLASVLEDEDKIHIYTKDEVSEAGTVSGVAPAGKININTASLEDLKTLPGIGDAIGKNIIDYREKNGLFKSLEDLKEVDRIGDKVFEKLKDAITI, via the coding sequence ATGGATGAGAAACATAAGGACCTGAAAAAATGGGGCTATATCGGCGTGATGGCAGCGGTTTTGATTGTTTTTGCCCTGTGGCTCTGTTTTCAGGAGGACAGCCGGCAAAAGGCGGTTCTGAAAGCTCCGGATACAGCGTCTGCCAATACGGAGGACAGTGCGGCGAATACCGGCGAGATCTACGTGCATATTACCGGTGCGGTCAATCATCCCGGCGTCATCAAGCTGGCCCCGGGCTCAAGACTGATCGACGCCATCGAACAGCTGGGCGGCCTGGCCGAAAACGCAGATACCGACAGTGTGAACCTTGCGTCAGTGCTGGAGGATGAGGATAAAATCCATATTTATACTAAAGATGAGGTTTCAGAAGCCGGTACGGTCAGCGGCGTGGCGCCGGCGGGTAAAATAAATATCAATACCGCCAGCCTGGAGGATCTTAAAACACTGCCCGGAATCGGCGACGCCATCGGAAAGAATATCATTGATTACCGGGAAAAAAACGGTCTCTTTAAATCCCTTGAGGATTTAAAGGAGGTTGACCGCATCGGCGACAAGGTTTTTGAGAAGCTGAAGGACGCCATCACCATATGA